In Catenulispora sp. EB89, the genomic stretch CACGTTTAGCCGTGACTGTGCCCACTTCCTCGTATGAGCCAGGGAACGCTCAGCGTTCGATGCCGGCTGGGCCATGCTCGGCTGTGGCTGATCGGCAGGCCGCGCCGGGCCGGCCACGGCAAGACTGCCCGCGACCGCAGCGGCCGCCGCGCCGTGGTCGCTACGGATCAGGTGCAGACACAGCTCGACGACGGCAGCCGCTCCCGCCGAAGTGAGCACCGGCTCGTCGACGACGTACAAGGCGTCGCGCTCGACCGTGATCCGTGGGAAGTCCCGCGCGAGCTGGTCGAGCAGATGCCAGTGCGTGGTGGCGCGGCGTCCGTCGAGCAATCCGGCCCGCGCCAGCACGAAGACACCCGTGCAGGACCCGACGACGCGCCGCCCCGCCGCAGCAGCCTCGCGCAGAACGGTATAGACACGCTCATCGACGTCCGGCCGAGCCGCACCGCCGACGACGAACACGGTGTCCGCGAGCGCCACCTGCTCCAAACCGTCGCGAATCACCAGGTCCGGCCCCATGACCGTGGCGACCAGCCCGGGATCCGGCGTCGTCACCCGCAGCTCGTACGCGCCGCGCCCCGCCCCGGCCGGTCCGGCCTCGGAGAGCACCGCCTGCGCCATCGACAGATCGTGCGCCATGACCGGTGGCACCGCGACGAACACCACCCGATGCAAGGGCTTGGACATGGCCGGATCCTCCGGTTGCTTGGCCGCCGTGGCACTGCTGCGGACCGGGGCCCGGACCGCACAGTGGGAGCAGCGCCCCGGACACGTTCGCGTGTTCCTGCGGGCGATCCCCCTTTCGAAACCGGAGCACAGCCATGCCTTTCCACGTCGTCATCGGCGCCGGCGCCACCGCGCTGGCCACCGCCGACCTGCTCGCCGCAGCCGGCGAACCGGTCCGCCTGATCAGCCGCCGCGGCACGTCGGCAGACCACGAACTCGTCGAGCCCGTCGCCCTGGACGCCACCGACGCCGAGCCGCTGGCCGAGA encodes the following:
- a CDS encoding GlxA family transcriptional regulator; protein product: MSKPLHRVVFVAVPPVMAHDLSMAQAVLSEAGPAGAGRGAYELRVTTPDPGLVATVMGPDLVIRDGLEQVALADTVFVVGGAARPDVDERVYTVLREAAAAGRRVVGSCTGVFVLARAGLLDGRRATTHWHLLDQLARDFPRITVERDALYVVDEPVLTSAGAAAVVELCLHLIRSDHGAAAAAVAGSLAVAGPARPADQPQPSMAQPASNAERSLAHTRKWAQSRLNVPIGLGDLAAHANVSERTLTRRFHAETGLSPLQWLLHQRIDLARQLLETTDLTMDGVAHRSGLGSPDSLRRHFVTRLGVTPSAYRTRWRPGSVGAPS